A part of Streptomyces sp. NBC_01451 genomic DNA contains:
- a CDS encoding DUF389 domain-containing protein gives MLHLRLITPADRTDDVVQLIGKTVGTTHLVVLPGAARNPAGDVVMCDVAREAGDELIAGLRELDLDVTGSIAVENIDLSLSERADKAEKDAPGEGADAVLWEHLTDATHEESTLSITYVAFITLATMIAACGVVLDNAILIVGAMAVGPEFGPLAGLSTALVQRHPRLAARSLIALLVGFAAAMAVTVGFSVFMDAVGLFTETKLEADRPNTGFVYAYDWFSFVVAVLAGIAGTLSLTSAKSGALVGVAISVTTIPAAANAAVALSYGDTNQTTGSTIQLLLNLLGIVLAATLTLLAQKWLWRSAR, from the coding sequence ATGCTCCACCTACGCCTCATCACCCCGGCCGACAGAACGGACGACGTGGTCCAGCTGATCGGGAAGACGGTCGGCACCACCCACCTCGTCGTCCTCCCCGGCGCCGCCCGCAACCCCGCCGGGGACGTCGTGATGTGCGACGTGGCCCGGGAGGCGGGCGACGAACTCATCGCCGGGCTGCGGGAGTTGGACCTGGACGTGACCGGTTCGATCGCCGTGGAGAACATCGACCTGTCGCTCTCGGAGCGCGCCGACAAGGCGGAGAAGGACGCACCCGGCGAGGGCGCGGACGCCGTCCTGTGGGAGCACCTCACGGACGCGACGCACGAGGAGTCGACGCTGTCGATCACGTACGTCGCCTTCATCACGCTCGCCACGATGATCGCGGCCTGCGGTGTGGTCCTCGACAACGCGATCCTGATCGTCGGCGCGATGGCGGTGGGCCCGGAGTTCGGTCCCCTCGCCGGTCTGAGCACCGCCCTCGTCCAACGCCACCCGAGACTGGCAGCCCGCTCCCTGATCGCCCTGCTGGTGGGCTTCGCGGCGGCGATGGCGGTGACGGTCGGTTTCAGCGTCTTCATGGACGCCGTAGGCCTGTTCACCGAGACCAAACTGGAGGCGGACCGCCCGAACACGGGCTTCGTCTACGCCTACGACTGGTTCTCCTTCGTCGTGGCGGTCCTGGCCGGCATCGCCGGCACCCTCTCCCTGACGTCGGCGAAGTCCGGCGCCCTGGTAGGCGTCGCCATCTCCGTGACGACGATCCCGGCCGCCGCGAACGCGGCAGTGGCCCTGAGCTACGGCGACACCAACCAGACCACGGGCTCCACCATCCAGCTCCTGCTGAACCTCCTGGGCATCGTCCTGGCCGCCACCCTCACCCTGCTGGCCCAGAAATGGCTGTGGAGAAGCGCCCGTTAG